In the genome of Streptomyces sannanensis, the window GGGGGAGAGGGTCTGGTCGACGTCGGTGCGGGCGGCGGTGAGGGCGGCGAGCGCCGGAGCGGTGAGGCCGGCGGCGAGCGCGCCACGAAGCAGGTTGCGGCGCTTCATCGGATCATCTCCATGGTGGGACTCCGTGCTGAGAGCGGCGGTGTCCTCCCAGGGTTGCGCAGCGAGCCCAGTAGGGCACCGGGAATGCGCAGACCGCCAGCGATTCGCTCGACAGTAGCCAGAGCCGTGACAGATGTGGTGCCCCGCGCGATCTGGCTGACACGCTCGGACTTGAGCGCGCAGGCTTCGGCGATCCGTTGAAGGAGATCCCCGCTTCGTGCGCCATGGCGAAGACCTTGGTGAAGTCCCGCTCGCGTAGGGCTCGGATGAAGGCGGGGTCGGCCAACAGATGGTGCGGCAAGTCGTCCACAAGTCCCCCTGAGTCTCGTGGAATGACGGAGCGTCAGGCTCAGACCATACCCACCATGGGGGCCCCACGACGGGGTTATCGCCAGCGCATTGCGTGGCTGTACTGGCGGGTGTTCGCGGCCGTGCTGTTCGGGCTGGCGGCCTGGCGGTGTCACGGGGCAGGTGTCCGGGCCCGTCGTCATGCGGGCCGGTTCCCCGCGGCGGTCGTACAGCCGGCGGGGAAGGGCGGCCCTTCGGTTCTTCGATCTTGAGGAGCGCCATGTTCAGTGTGTGCACACCAGTCGGTACGCGAGTGCCGGTCGCGGCCGGAGCGGTTGCGCAGCAAGCCGGCTGCCTTGATAGGAGTTCCCTTCGGGTTGTGGTGGTCGGCCAGGGCTACGTAGGCCTCCCCCTGGCGGTGCGCGCCGCTCAGACGGGCCACCGCGTGGTGGGGTTCGACACCGACGCGCGCCGGGCCGAGGCCCTGGCGTGCGGCAGCTCGCCCATCGAGGACGTCGCCGCGGCCGAGTTGGGGCCGCTGCTGCGGGACAGCACCTACCGGCCCACCGCGTCCCCGGACGATCCGGCCGGGTTCGACGCGGCGGTGATCGAACGCCCCGAGTGCAGGGGCCCGTTCCTGACGACCTTTCCGACATCGGAGGTGCCCAGATGAGCTCCACAGTGTGCTCGGGAGACCCGATGGGGGTCGCCGTCCACAGCGACGCGATGTACGCCGACCCGGGGGGATCTTCGCCTCCTGCGGGCAGCCCTACGTGAAGTTCCGCCGACAGCACGACCCCGTGGTCGTCGACTACCTGACCCACCTCGGCCCCTCACCGGCCCGCGTCCTGGACCTGGGCTGCGGTCCGGGAACCCTTGCCCTGGACCTGGCGGAGCGCGGGATGCGGATCACGGGGGTGGACGCGTCGCAGGAGATGCTGGACGAGGGCCGCAAGTGGGCCGAGCAACGGGGCCTGTCCGAGGCGGTCGAGTGGCGGTGCGTGGACGCCGCCACGGTGGATCACATCGACCGCCTGGGCACCTTCGACGGCGCGGTCATCGCCGACGCCTTCCACTGGCTCGACCGCCAGCGGGTCCTCATGGCCCTCGACAAGGTCGTGCGGCCGGGCGGGTTCGTCGCCGTCGTCGGCTACCGGGCCCCCGGGACACCGAGGGAATGGTGGCACCCGCTGCTGGTCAAGCTGCGTGAGAAGCACCTCGGCGCGGCGGACCTCGCGGGCCCGAGCACCCCGTACGTCCGCCTCGAGGTGGGACACGAGGCTGTGGTGCGCGCGTCGCCGTTTTGCCGCGTGGCCGTGCTGAGGGCCGACTACCGGCGCGCGTACACGCTGGACGAACTCGTGGGCCTGCAACACACCTTCGCCTACTCGTCGGCGGCAACCCTCGGCGAGAGGCAGGAGGCGTTCGAGGCCGACCTGCGATCGACGCTGAGCACCGTGCAGCCCAGCGGGCTGTTCACCACCACCTTGCAGGCCGCGGTGATCGTGGGGCGTCGCCCCGAATCCCGCTGACCACCGCTCGTCACCGGCCGCCTCGACGGCGGCGGCCTCCCATCCACCACAGGACCCGCCCAGGTAGGCGG includes:
- a CDS encoding class I SAM-dependent methyltransferase, producing the protein MKFRRQHDPVVVDYLTHLGPSPARVLDLGCGPGTLALDLAERGMRITGVDASQEMLDEGRKWAEQRGLSEAVEWRCVDAATVDHIDRLGTFDGAVIADAFHWLDRQRVLMALDKVVRPGGFVAVVGYRAPGTPREWWHPLLVKLREKHLGAADLAGPSTPYVRLEVGHEAVVRASPFCRVAVLRADYRRAYTLDELVGLQHTFAYSSAATLGERQEAFEADLRSTLSTVQPSGLFTTTLQAAVIVGRRPESR